The genomic DNA CAGGCCGCCTGCCGCGCGTGCAGCTCCGGCGCGGTCAACTCGCCCAGCCGGTCCGCGTAGCGCTGCCCGATGGCCCGTACGAGGCGCAGCGCCGCCGTCGCGTCCGCGCCCGCCTCGTGGGCGCCGGCCAGCTCCACGCCGTAGTGCTCGCACAGCGCCGTGAGTGTGCGGCTGCCCTTGCGGTAGCGGTCGAGGTGCCGGTCCAGCACCAGCGGATCCAGCACGCACAGCGGCGCGCCGCCGAGGTACTTCGGCAGCGAGGAGGCGCGGTGCCGGCGTAACTCGCGGTCCAGCAGCGTCAGATCGAACGGGGCGTTCATCACCACCAGCGGTACGTGGCTCGCGCACTGCGCCGCCAGCGCCTTGCCGACCTCCTCCATCACCGGCGCCGGCCAGCGGCCCAGACGCTGCAGATGCGTCAGCGTCAGCCCGTGCACCGCCGTGGCCGCCGCCGGGATCTCCACGTCGGGGGAGACGAGCCAGGACGTACAGCGGGGCGGCGAGGTGATGTGGGGCTGGACGACGACGGCTGCGGAGAGTATCCGGTCGCGTTCCACGTCCACGCCGGTCGTCTCGGTGTCGAAGGCGGCCAGCGGCCCCTCGTACCAGAGCGTCATCAGCCCAACTCCCTGGAGTTTTACGGTCGGTGGGGTCGTTCCCACCCGACCGGGTGATACCCCCAACACCCCCCGTTCGAACAATGGTTGTTTGGCGGAGAGCCCGTGCGGTGACAACAGAGAGTGAGGGCCGGGCGCGCCTCGGCCGCCCGTGGCGGGCCGGCCCCCGTCAGCTACCGACAGCGCGTGGAAGGCAGTTGGGCCATGGCCCTCACCCGGCCGGAACCGCGCGGCCCGCTCCCCGAGCGGACCGCACCGCGGCGCGGTGCTCTCGCCGCGACGGCGTGCACGGAGACGCTGCAGACCGCCTGTCTGCACGCGGTCGTTGCCGCTGCCCGCTGCACCCCGGTGCAGCCCTTCCCCGGCAGCGGCAGCGACCGGCACGTCCCGGTACGGGCCGCGCACCACCCGGCCGGCCACGCACTGATCCGTGTCTCGCCGGCCCGCGCGCCACGTGCTCACCGCGCGGGCCGGCAGGGGAGGGAGACCCTGATGTACCGGCAGCCTCCGGAGCCCGACCCCGCCCATACCGACCCCGCCGTGCTCGGCGCCCTCCTCGCCCGCCATGGCTGGCGCCGGCACGGCGGTTCCACCGGCAGGTACGCGCGCTTCACCCCGCCCGGCGACGCACCGGGCGGTGCCGGCGTCCTCGTACCGGCCGACCGCGCCTTCCCCGACTGCACCGACCTGCTCGCGGAAGCGCTCACCGCGCTGGCCCGCAGCCCCGAGCCGTCCGCCCCGCTCGTGCTCACCGCGGTCGCCGTGCCCAGCGACGAGGTGAGCTGGGAGTACGGCGCCGAGCGGCGCGCCGGGCCCGCCCGGTGGGCCGACGCCGAGCGGCTGTCCGCCGCCGCCCGCGCCATGCTGCTGGCCGGTGCGCTCGCCGCCCGCCGCCCCGCGGGCTTCCACGGCGCCCGGCTGCGCCCGCACGCGGCGCGGGACGTCGAGCAGACCCTGCTCGGCCCCGGCGCCCACGCCGCCCGGCTCACCGCCTTCGTACCCGCGCCGGAGAGCCGCGCGGTCACCACCACGCTGCTGCGCGCCCTGCGCGGCACCCGCGGGGCGGTGGACCGCCAGCACACCACCGGGGCCATGGACGCCTTCGACCACGCCGTCGAACTCGGCGGGTGCCACGAGCTGGCCGAGGCCCTGACCGCCCTCGTGCGCGGCACGGACGGCGTGCGCATCACCCTGGCCTGGGCGCCCGCGTACCCGCCGCCGAGGGGCTTCGCCGCGGCCCCCGAGCCGGTGGAGTTCACCCCCGGCGACATCCCGGCCCTGCAGCGGGCCGCCGTGCGCTACCGGCACCGGGAGCCCTCCCTCCCGGTCCGGCTCACCGCAGCCGTCACCCGGCTCAGCCGGACGGCAGCCACCGGCCCCGGCCGGGTGCGGCTGCGGGTACTCGCGGGCGCGGACGTCACCGAGGTGCGTACGTCGCTCGACGAGGAGGCGTACCGCGTCGCCGGCCAGGCGCACCTGGCCGGCGTCCCGGTGCGGCTCCGCGGCATGCTGGAGAGCCGTGGTGGCTTCCGGCGGCTGACCGGGGCGTCGGGGGTGCGGCCCGTACCGGTGGCGGACGCCGAGGGGGACCGGCTGCCGAAGGCGCACGAGCACCTGGACTTCCTCGACGAGGCGTACGGCGACGGCTGAGAGCACCGGTCCGCGCACGCGACGCCCGATTTCGCCGTGCGCCCCCCTGGCTCGGTACGATTCACGCCGTGCCGCCGCCGCGTGCGGCACCCCCGTTCCCCGTGAAGGAGACCCCGTGTCCGACGTCCGTGTGATCATCAGCCGCGATGCCGCCGAGCGGGAAGAGCGCGTGGTCACGACGGGCACGACGGCCGGCGACCTCTTCCCCGGCGAGCGCACCGTGATCGCCGCCCGCGTCGCCGGCGCGCTGAAGGACCTCGCGTACGAGGTCGCCGACGGCGACGAGGTCGAGCCCGTGGAGATCGACAGCCCCGACGGGCTGGACATCCTGCGGCACTCCACCGCCCACGTCATGGCCCAGGCCGTGCAGGAGCTGTTCCCCGAGGCAAAGCTCGGCATCGGCCCGCCCATCAAGGACGGCTTCTACTACGACTTCGACGTCCCCGAGCCCTTCCACCCCGACGACCTCAAGCGCGTCGAGAAGAAGATGCAGGAGATCGTCAAGCGCGGCCAGCGCTTCTCCCGCCGCGTCACCACCGACGCCGACGCCCGCGAGGAGCTGGCCGCCGAGCCGTACAAGCTGGAGCTGATCGGCCTCAAGGGCAACGCCGCCGAGGCCGCGGAAGGCGCGTCCGCGGAGGTCGGTGCCGGCGAGCTGACGATCTACGACAACCTCGACGCCAAGACCGGCGAGCTGTGCTGGAAGGACCTCTGCCGCGGCCCCCACCTGCCGACCACGCGGCTCATCCCCGCCTTCAAGCTGATGCGCTCCGCCGCCGCGTACTGGCGCGGCAGCGAGAAGAACCCGCAGCTCCAGCGGATCTACGGCACGGCCTGGCCGTCGCGGGACGAGCTGAAGGCGCACCTGGAGTTCCTGGCCGAGGCCGAGAAGCGCGACCACCGCAAGCTCGGCACCGAACTGGACCTCTTCTCCATCCCCGAGGACATCGGCTCGGGCCTGGCGGTCTTCCACCCCAAGGGCGGCGTCGTGCGCCGCGTGATGGAGGACTACTCGCGCCGGCGGCACGAGGAGTCGGGCTACGAGTTCGTCTACACCCCGCACGCGACGAAGGGGAAGCTCTTCGAGAAGTCGGGCCACCTGGACTGGTACGCCGACGGCATGTACCCGCCCATGCAGCTCGACGAGGGCCAGGACTACTACCTGAAGCCCATGAACTGCCCGATGCACAACCTGATCTTCGACGCCCGCGGCCGCTCGTACCGCGAGCTGCCGCTGCGCCTCTTCGAGTTCGGGACCGTCTACCGGTACGAGAAGTCCGGCGTCGTGCACGGCCTCACCCGGGCCCGGGGCTTCACCCAGGACGACGCGCACATCTACTGCACCAAGGAGCAGATGGCCGGCGAGCTGGACTCGCTGCTGACCTTCGTGCTGAACCTGCTGCGCGACTACGGCCTGGAGGACTTCTACCTGGAGCTGTCCACCAAGGACCCGGAGAAGTCCATCGGCTCCGACGAGGTCTGGGCGGAGGCCACCGAGATCCTGCGCCAGGCCGCGGAGAAGCAGGGCCTGCAACTGGTCATGGACCCGGGCGGGGCGGCGTTCTACGGGCCGAAGATCTCCGTGCAGGCCAAGGACGCCATCGGCAGGACGTGGCAGATGTCCACGATCCAGGTGGACTTCAACCTCCCCGAGCGCTTCGACCTGGAGTACACCGCCGCGGACGGCTCGCGGCAGCGGCCCGTCATGATCCACCGGGCCCTCTTCGGCTCCATCGAGCGGTTCTTCGCCGTCCTGCTGGAGCACTACGCGGGCGCCTTCCCGGCGTGGCTGGCGCCGGTGCAGGTCGTCGGCATCCCGATCGGCGACGACCACGTGCCGTACCTCCAGGAGGTCGCGGCGAAGATGCGGGCCCGCGGGCTGCGGGTCGAGGTCGACTCCTCCTCCGACCGGATGCAGAAGAAGATCCGCAACGCCCAGAAGGCCAAGGTCCCGTACATGCTGATCGCGGGCGACGACGACATGGCCAAGGGCGCCGTCTCCTTCCGCTACCGCAGCGGCGAGCAGAACAACGGCGTGCCGATCGACGACGCGATCGACGAGGTGGCCCGCGCGGTCACGGAGCGCGCCGGGTCGTGATCCGGCGCGGCCGGGGCGCCGGGCGGGCCCGGCGCCCGGTCGGCGGGGCCGTACGCCATATGCTGCTGAGCATGACCAGTGAGCCGGAGCAGCAGCTCGGGGTCGGCACCCCGGATCAGTTCCAGCGGCTGTGGACGCCGCACCGGATGGCGTACATCCAGGGGGAGAACAAGCCCACCGGCACCGCCGCCGGCGACGGCTGCCCGTTCTGCGCGATTCCGGAGAAGTCCGACGAGGACGGGCTGATCCTCGCCCGCGGCGCACAGGTCTACGCGGTGCTGAACCTGTACCCGTACAACGGCGGGCACCTGATGGTCGTCCCGTACCGGCACGTCGCGGACTACACCGAGCTGACCGGCGAGGAGACCGCGGAGCTGGCGGTCTTCACCAAGCGCGCGATGACCGCCCTGCGCAGCGCGTCCGGGGCCCAGGGGTTCAACCTCGGCATGAACCAGGGCCCGGTCGCGGGCGCGGGCATCGCCGCGCATCTGCACCAGCACGTGGTGCCGCGGTGGGGCGGCGACACGAACTTCATGCCGGTCGTCAGCCACACCAAGGTGCTGCCCCAACTCCTCGCGGACACCCGCGCGATGCTCGCCGCCGCCTGGCCGGCGTCCTAGCCGCCGCCAGGCCGGAGCACCTCGCCACGGTCGCGGCGTCCGACCGGGGTGAGTTTTCCGGTGTTTCGTGCACACTGGATCGGAAAGCGGGGGGTTCGGCCACCGCTGGGGCGACGGTGTGCAGGGGGGCACAGATGTCGGGTGACGAGACGGTCGTCTATGCGGAGAAATCGTGGCGCCCACGGGCGGCGAAGGTACGGCTGACGAAGGAAATGCTGTCCGCGGCGCGGGGCCGGCACGTGCGGGTCCGCGACATGAACCTGATGGCCATGGCCGAGGCGTATCTGCGGGGGAAGTGGCTCGGGGGCCGCGGGATGGAGCGCGAGCTGGCGCGGATCAGGAACGGGCCGGGCGTCGTGCCGCTTATCCACATGACCGGTTCCGCCCATGTGATCCGGGTGCGGCAGGCGGCGGTGTTCGCCCGGGCCCTCGGGGAACTGGCGGTGGAGCTGAGCGGCGGGCCCGCGGAGGTGACCGCGGCGGGGCGGCGGGCCGAGGAGGAGGGCGTGCCGCTGTGGCTGGCGCGGCGCTCCGCCGCGGGGCCGCACGGCGGGTTGGTGACGGTGGCCGTCGACCGGCGGCTGATACGGGCGGACGTGTGGGCCGAGGAGACGCCCGGGACACCCGCGGTGCGGCTGCGTGGCAAGGCCGGCCTCACCACCGAGGAACTGCAGACGAGGAATCCGCCGCTGACGGTCACCGTGGCGGGGCGGCCGGCCGTGCTCACCGTCCTCGACTCGTCGGTACGGGGGTGGGTCGCCGTGCTCCGGACGGTGAAGGTGCAGTGGGAGCTGGAGGGACGGGACGTGGAGTCGTCCCGGCTGCTGCGGGGCGGGCGCCCGGTGGCCCTGCTCACCCGCCGCCGGGACTGGGAGGTGCGGTACGCGCAGGTGGAGCCGCTGATGGACGTCCGGTACGAGACCGCGGACCCGCTGGATGCGGTGGTGGCCCACTTCTTCGGCGCGGTGTGCGGCGCGGGTGACGAGAACGCGCTGATCCGCCTCGGCACGATGCACCCGGTGCAGGACCCGTACGGGACGGGCGGGACGGATGGCGCGAGCCGCGGCTGGGACGACCCGTGGCCCACCAACCTGGGCTCCACGGCCGGCGGTGCCTCCGGGGGCTGGTTCGACGGCGGCGACGTCAGTGGCGGCGGTGGCGGCGGCTTCGACGGCGGCGGTGGCGGGGGAGGGGGCGGCGACGGGTGAGCCCGGGGGCGCCCCGGGCCGTCGGAACCGGGGCGCCCGCCCTATGCCGGGTCCGCCGCCTTCGCCAGCGCCTGTGCCAGGTCCGCCCACAGGTCGTCCGGGTGCTCGATGCCCACCGAGACCCGCACCGTGCCCTCGCCGATGTCCATCGCCGCCAGCGCCGCCGCGTCGAGCTGCCGGTGCGACGTGCTCGCCGGGTGCATGACGAGCGTCTTGACGTCGCCGAGCGACGGGCTCAGCAGCGCCAGCCGCAGCGACTCGACGCACCTGCGCCCCGCCTCCCGGCCGCCCGCCAGGTCGAACGCCAGCACCCCGCCGCCCGCGGCGAGCAGCCGGGCGGCCGTCGCGCGGTCCGGGTGGTCCGGCAGCCCCGGGTGGCGGACCCGGGCGACCGCCGGGTGGGCGGCGAGCCGTTCGGCCAGCGTCAGCGCCGTCGCGGACTGCCGCTCGACGCGTAGCGCCAGGGTCGCCATGCCCCGCAGCGTCAGCCACGCCGCGAACGGGTCGGCCACCGCGCCCTGTTCGACGGCGTGCGCCCAGACCCGGCGGCGCAGCCCGGGGTCGCGGAAGACGGCGACGCCGCCCAGGACGTCGGCGTGGCCGCCGAGGTACTTGGTCGCCGAGTGCACGACGACCGCGGCGCCGTGCTCGACCGGGCGGCAGAGCAGCGGGGTGGCGAAGGTGTTGTCGACGACGCCGGTGACCCCGGCCTCCGCGGCGGCGGCCAGGAGCGCGGGCAGGTCGGTGACGGCGGTGGTGGGGTTGGCGATGGTCTCCAGGTAGAGCACCCGGGTACGGGGCGTGCAGGCGGCCCGTACCTCGTCGGCGTCCCGGCCGGAGACGTAGGTGACCGACACTCCCCAGCGCTCCGCCAGATCGGTCAGCGTCGCGTACGTGCCGCCGTACAGGGAGCGCTGCGCGATGACGTGGTCGCCCGCGGAGAGCAGGCTGAGCAGCACGGCGTTGATCGCGCCCATGCCGGACGCGAACGCGAGCCCGCCCGCGCCCCCTTCGAGGTCGCTGACGGCCTCCTCCAGCGCGCGGACGGTCGGGTTGCCGAAGCGGCTGTAGAGGTACGCGCCGTCCGGGTCGTGGAACGCGGCGGCCATCGCGTCGGCGGAGTCGAACGAGAAGACGTGCCCCTGGTGGATCGGCACGGTCACCGGGCGGCTGCCCTCGGGAACCGGCACGGGCGGGTGGGCGGTACGGGTCGAGGGGTGCAGGTCGGCGCTCATGGCGAAAGTCTCCGCGGCGAATGGGTTGCCGGACCAGGGCCAATTCCGGGAGATTGGTCCGCCATGGACACCGACGACGTGCGGGCCTCCGACCTGGTGGCCGCCCTGGGCCGCTGGTCGGCAGGCCGCGGCCCGCTGTACGTGCTGCTCGCCGCCCGGCTCCGCCGGCTGGTCGACGAGGGCCGGCTGCGCCCGGGTGCGGCGCTGCCGCCGGAGCGGGTGCTCGCGGCGGCGCTGGCCGTGGGGCGCACGACGGTGGTCGCGGCGTACGGCGTGCTGCGGCAGGAGGGCCGCGTCGTACGGCGGCAGGGGAGCGGCACCCGCGTCGCGGAGGCGGCGCTCGTGCCGGGGCGTACGGCGGAGACCGCGAACCCGCTCTTCCTCAACCTGCTGGAGCCGGCCGACGGCGTGATCCTGCTGAGCTGCGCCGCCCCGGACGGCCCGCCGCCCGAACTGGCCCGCGCGTACCGGGATCTGGTCCTGCCCGCGACCGGCCTCGGCTACCACCCCGCAGGGCTGCCCGCCCTGCGCGCCGCCGTCGCCGCCCGCTACACCGCCCGCGGCATCCCCACGGACCCGGCGCAGATCCTCATCACCACCGGCGGCCAGCAGGCGCTGGCGCTGCTGACCCGGCTGTTCGTCGCCCCCGGCGACCCGGTGCTGGTCGAGGCGCCCGCGTACCCCGGCGCGCTGGACCTGTTCCGGGAGGCGGGCGCCGTGCTGCGGCCCGTGCCGGTGGGGCCGTACGGCATCGACGTGGACGCCGCCGTGCGGGCGCTGGCGGAGCACCGGCCGGCGCTCGCGTACGTCGGCTCGGTGCACCAGAACCCGACCGCCGCCGTGCTGCCCCCGCTGCGCGGGCGGCGGCTCGCGGAGGCGGCGGGGCACTTCGGCGTACCGCTGGTGGACGACGAGGTGGTGGCGGACCTCGCGTTCGAGGGCGCCGCGCCGCCGGCGCTCGCCGCGTGCGCGGACGGCGCCGAGGTCATCAGCGCCGGGTCGCTGAGCAAGGTGGTGTGGGGCGGGCTGCGCATCGGCTGGGTGCGCGCGCCCGCGGGCGTCGTCACCCGGCTCGCCCGGCTGAAGGCCGTCCACGACCTCGGCACCGACGTGCCGGCGCAGCTCGTCGCCGTCTCCCTGCTGGCCGCGTACGAACCGCTGCTCGCCCGCCGCCGCGCCGAACTGCGCGCCGCCCACGACCATCTGCGCGCCGAGCTGGCCCGGCTGCTGCCCTCCTGGGACTGCCCGCCGGTGGCCGGCGGGCAGACGGTGTGGCTGCGGCTGCCGTACGGGGACGGGGTGGCCTTCGCGCAGGTCGCGCTCCGGCACGGGGTCGCCGTCCTGCCCGGCGCCTGCGTGGACGCTGCCGGGGGCAGCGGCCCGTATCTGCGGCTGCACTTCTGCTCTCCGCGGGACGTGCTCACCGAGGCCGTCGAGCGGCTGGCCGCGGCCTGGACCGCGTACGACGGGAGCTCCCGCCCGGCGACGCCCGCAGCCCTCGGCGGCGTGACGGTGTGACGGGGGCGGAACCCCGGCCCGGGTGCGCCGTGTGCGCCGTCAGGCGTCGTACACGTCCGCCCGTCCCGGCTCCGCGCCCTGCACCATCCCGCTGAGCGCCATCGACCGGCCGGCGAAGTTCGTCGTGTCCACGTTGTTCTCCTCCAGCACCCGCAGCGCGGCCTGGTGCACCACCCGCAGCACCGGCGTCGCCGCGCGCAGCGCGTCGTCCGCCATGAAGCGGTGCCGCCACGGCTTGCCCGCCCACACGTGCCGCAGCCCGAAGGGCTCGGGGAGCTTCAGCTTGCCGCCCAGGTAGTCGAGCAGCGGCGGGTACCAGGTGAACGGCGCCCGCGCGGCCAGCCGCACCACCTCGCGGGTACGGACCAGGGGGAGCGGCTTCTCCTTGGTCTCCCAGAACTTCATGCCGCTCACAGTCTTCGTCTCGCGGCTGGGCTTGCTGGTGAACAGCGGGTGCACCGGGCCCAGCGCGTGCCCCGTGACCTCGATGCGCAGCGTCTGGTGCAGCACGGTCACCGAGACCAGCAGCGTGATGACCAACTGGCCGTCCCAGAGCGTGAACTGCACGCCCAGATAGTGCCGGTTGCCCGCGCCGAACTGCTGCTCGTTGCAGATCCGCTGCACCTCGAAGTCCCGTACGGAATAGCCGTCGACGATCGTGCCGCCGGGCCGGGCGACCTCGCCCGCGCCCTCGCCTATCGGCGAGACGATCCAGTGCTTTATCGCGGGCGCCGGGAAGCCGCCGGTGTGCAGCGGGGTGCGTTCCAGCATGCGCAGTTTGTCGTGCACAGCCTTGGCGATGTCCCAACTGCGGAAGGGGTTGATCTCACCGCCGGACTCCTTCGGCTTGAGCTCCTCCGCCAGGTGCCAGGCGCCCCAGCGGGTGCCCATGCCGAGTATCCCCTTGGGGCCCGCGTAGAAGACGACGTTGCTGTGCTGCTCCGCCGAGAGCTTCGCCAGGCCCAGCCGCAGCCGCTCCGCGCTGGCGTCGCCCGGGTTGCTCGGCACCGCCTCGGGGATCTTGGCGCCCAGGCCGCCGCCGGACAGCAGCGCCGTCCAGTGCTCGCGCAGGCCCTTGGCGTACTGCTCGCAGATCCGGTTCGCCCAGAACCAGCCTATGATCGGCGCGACCAGCAGGCCGCGCAGATAGATGTAGAGCAGGCCGTCGAGCGGCATGGTGATGAAGAGGTAGATGGCGGCGACGCCGATGATGCCCAGCAGCACGTACCCCACCGCGCCGACGCGCTTGTCCGACGCGCCGGCCAGGGTGCGGCGGAGCTGGAAGACGCCGAGCCAGAGCAGCACCCCGGGCAGGAAGAGCAGCCCGAAGACGCCCATGACCACGGTCAGCCGGGTGTCGCGCTCCTTGCGGTAGCGATTGGCCGCCAGACAGTGCTCCAGCACCGCCTGCGGCTCCGTGCCGAACGACTGGATGAGGGGCTTGCGGCCGTCGGCGAGCATGCGCACCGTGACGGCGCGCGCGAACGCCTCGCCCAGGTTCGGCTCGAAGAGCGACAGCCGGCCCTTCTTGAAGTCCGACTTGCTCCAGTCGTTGTTGGCGTCGAGGAGCTTGGTCACGTCGCTGTCGCGGTACGCCGTGGAGGCGAGCGCGTGCGTCGCCGCCGTCTGACCCTGGGCGCCCGAGAGCGGCACCTGTGCGCGCGGGGCGAAGTCGAACTCCAGCCCCTCAGAACCTGCCACTGCCGCCCCCAACGCCGCGCGTCCGCCCCGGTGATGGGGCCAGGCCCGCGGGCAAGCGGGCCCGACCACCAATGTGCCCCAGCCTAGCCGCGGTCAACCGTCGCGGGCCTGCCGATCACGGATCTTCGCCGCCAACTGCTGCGGCATCGGCTCGTGTCTGGCATACGAGCGGTCGAACCGGCCGGTGCCGTGCGACAGGGAGCGCAGATCCACCGCGTACCTGCCGATCTCGAACTCCGGCACCTCCGCGCGCACCAGCGTCCGGCCGCCGCCCGCCTGCTCGGTGCCGACCACCCGGCCGCGCCGCCCGGACAGGTCGCTCATCACCGGGCCCACGTACTCGTCCGCGACGAGCACGCCGATCTCGGCGACCGGCTCCAGCAGATGGATCTGCACCTGCGCCGCGGCCTCCCGCAGCGCCAGCGCGCCCGCCGTCTGGAACGCGGCGTCGGAGGAGTCCACCGAGTGCGCCTTGCCGTCGACGAGCGTGATCCGCACGTCGACCAGCGGATAGCCGGTGGCCACGCCCTTGACCGCCTGGCCGCGTACGCCCTTCTCCACCGACGGGATGAACTGCCGCGGCACCGCGCCGCCGACCACCTTGTCCACGAACTCGATGCCCGCGCCCTCCGGCAGCGGCTCGACCTCGATCTCGCAGATGGCGTACTGCCCGTGGCCGCCGGACTGCTTGACGTG from Streptomyces sp. CMB-StM0423 includes the following:
- a CDS encoding HIT family protein; amino-acid sequence: MLLSMTSEPEQQLGVGTPDQFQRLWTPHRMAYIQGENKPTGTAAGDGCPFCAIPEKSDEDGLILARGAQVYAVLNLYPYNGGHLMVVPYRHVADYTELTGEETAELAVFTKRAMTALRSASGAQGFNLGMNQGPVAGAGIAAHLHQHVVPRWGGDTNFMPVVSHTKVLPQLLADTRAMLAAAWPAS
- a CDS encoding 3'-5' exonuclease, producing the protein MTLWYEGPLAAFDTETTGVDVERDRILSAAVVVQPHITSPPRCTSWLVSPDVEIPAAATAVHGLTLTHLQRLGRWPAPVMEEVGKALAAQCASHVPLVVMNAPFDLTLLDRELRRHRASSLPKYLGGAPLCVLDPLVLDRHLDRYRKGSRTLTALCEHYGVELAGAHEAGADATAALRLVRAIGQRYADRLGELTAPELHARQAAWHGAQARGLTAWFARTGSDERCDPAWPLRASGLATVV
- a CDS encoding trans-sulfuration enzyme family protein, with protein sequence MSADLHPSTRTAHPPVPVPEGSRPVTVPIHQGHVFSFDSADAMAAAFHDPDGAYLYSRFGNPTVRALEEAVSDLEGGAGGLAFASGMGAINAVLLSLLSAGDHVIAQRSLYGGTYATLTDLAERWGVSVTYVSGRDADEVRAACTPRTRVLYLETIANPTTAVTDLPALLAAAAEAGVTGVVDNTFATPLLCRPVEHGAAVVVHSATKYLGGHADVLGGVAVFRDPGLRRRVWAHAVEQGAVADPFAAWLTLRGMATLALRVERQSATALTLAERLAAHPAVARVRHPGLPDHPDRATAARLLAAGGGVLAFDLAGGREAGRRCVESLRLALLSPSLGDVKTLVMHPASTSHRQLDAAALAAMDIGEGTVRVSVGIEHPDDLWADLAQALAKAADPA
- the thrS gene encoding threonine--tRNA ligase, encoding MSDVRVIISRDAAEREERVVTTGTTAGDLFPGERTVIAARVAGALKDLAYEVADGDEVEPVEIDSPDGLDILRHSTAHVMAQAVQELFPEAKLGIGPPIKDGFYYDFDVPEPFHPDDLKRVEKKMQEIVKRGQRFSRRVTTDADAREELAAEPYKLELIGLKGNAAEAAEGASAEVGAGELTIYDNLDAKTGELCWKDLCRGPHLPTTRLIPAFKLMRSAAAYWRGSEKNPQLQRIYGTAWPSRDELKAHLEFLAEAEKRDHRKLGTELDLFSIPEDIGSGLAVFHPKGGVVRRVMEDYSRRRHEESGYEFVYTPHATKGKLFEKSGHLDWYADGMYPPMQLDEGQDYYLKPMNCPMHNLIFDARGRSYRELPLRLFEFGTVYRYEKSGVVHGLTRARGFTQDDAHIYCTKEQMAGELDSLLTFVLNLLRDYGLEDFYLELSTKDPEKSIGSDEVWAEATEILRQAAEKQGLQLVMDPGGAAFYGPKISVQAKDAIGRTWQMSTIQVDFNLPERFDLEYTAADGSRQRPVMIHRALFGSIERFFAVLLEHYAGAFPAWLAPVQVVGIPIGDDHVPYLQEVAAKMRARGLRVEVDSSSDRMQKKIRNAQKAKVPYMLIAGDDDMAKGAVSFRYRSGEQNNGVPIDDAIDEVARAVTERAGS
- the yczR gene encoding aminotransferase-like domain-containing protein: MDTDDVRASDLVAALGRWSAGRGPLYVLLAARLRRLVDEGRLRPGAALPPERVLAAALAVGRTTVVAAYGVLRQEGRVVRRQGSGTRVAEAALVPGRTAETANPLFLNLLEPADGVILLSCAAPDGPPPELARAYRDLVLPATGLGYHPAGLPALRAAVAARYTARGIPTDPAQILITTGGQQALALLTRLFVAPGDPVLVEAPAYPGALDLFREAGAVLRPVPVGPYGIDVDAAVRALAEHRPALAYVGSVHQNPTAAVLPPLRGRRLAEAAGHFGVPLVDDEVVADLAFEGAAPPALAACADGAEVISAGSLSKVVWGGLRIGWVRAPAGVVTRLARLKAVHDLGTDVPAQLVAVSLLAAYEPLLARRRAELRAAHDHLRAELARLLPSWDCPPVAGGQTVWLRLPYGDGVAFAQVALRHGVAVLPGACVDAAGGSGPYLRLHFCSPRDVLTEAVERLAAAWTAYDGSSRPATPAALGGVTV